The following are encoded in a window of Phaseolus vulgaris cultivar G19833 chromosome 3, P. vulgaris v2.0, whole genome shotgun sequence genomic DNA:
- the LOC137807889 gene encoding uncharacterized protein gives MKKGVTVLSIAVNAICLAMVSSAPESPQYSVVQSQSDFEIRLYGTSLWMSAPALDISFEKATWDGFHRLFQFTEGANLNFSRIPMTLPVLTTTVPGAGPLHSQGYYVSLYLPVKFQGNPPVPLPELNIRPYQFTTHCVAVRKFSGFANDERIVKEAEKLATSLSNSPWAQSKTRRGYSIAQYNTPIRIVKRKNEVWVDIDAPQLGCQSVAVAAY, from the exons ATGAAGAAGGGAGTAACTGTACTAAGCATAGCAGTGAACGCGATATGTTTGGCTATGGTTAGCAGTGCGCCGGAGTCCCCACAGTACAGTGTGGTACAGTCGCAGTCCGATTTCGAGATCAGGCTCTATGGAACCTCCCTTTGGATGTCTGCTCCTGCTCTCGACATCTCCTTCGAGAAAGCCACCTGGGACGGTTTTCACAG GTTGTTCCAGTTTACAGAAGGCGCCAACCTCAATTTCTCGCGAATCCCAATGACCCTTCCCGTCTTGACAACCACCGTCCCCGGAGCCGGTCCCCTTCACTCCCAAGGCTACTACGTTAGTTTATACTTACCCGTTAAGTTCCAAGGAAACCCACCAGTGCCGCTTCCAGAACTCAATATCAGGCCCTATCAATTCACCACCCACTGCGTTGCGGTTAGAAAGTTCTCTGGATTCGCCAACGATGAGAGGATTGTCAAGGAGGCCGAAAAGCTTGCCACCAGCCTCAGTAACTCTCCCTGGGCTCAGTCCAAGACTCGCCGTGGTTACTCGATCGCGCAGTACAATACTCCCATCCGAATTGTGAAGCGTAAAAACGAGGTGTGGGTGGACATTGATGCTCCTCAATTAGGCTGTCAATCGGTTGCTGTTGCCGCGTATTGA
- the LOC137807888 gene encoding CRAL-TRIO domain-containing protein C3H8.02, giving the protein MTIMRTLYPTVAAPPLSNFSVRTNFPVRCSNLHSQPQLDSRKLVLSVKEKLEKEHHSLPVGKNGRDDEDMILWFLKDRKFSVEKAISKLTKAIKWRQDFEVSKLTDETVKDAAQTGKGYVHDFLDINGRPVLVVVGSKHIPMALDPADDERLCVFLIEKALSKLPPGKEQILGIVDLRGFRTENADLKFLTFLFDVFYCYYPKRLGQVLFVDAPFVFKPIWQLVKPLLKSYTSLVRFCSAETVRKEYFTEETLPPNFRD; this is encoded by the exons ATGACGATCATGCGTACTCTGTACCCAACCGTCGCTGCTCCTCCTCTTTCAAACTTTTCTGTTAGGACCAATTTCCCTGTTCGATGCAGCAACCTTCACTCGCAACCGCAACTCGACTCGCGCAAG TTAGTTCTTTCAGTGAAGGAAAAGCTTGAAAAAGAACACCATAGTCTCCCTGTTGGAAAAAATGGAAGGGATGACGAAGATATGATACTGTGGTTTCTCAAAGATCGCAAGTTTTCTGTTGAAAAGGCTATTTCCAAGTTGACTAAAGCCATT AAATGGCGTCAAGATTTTGAGGTCTCTAAATTGACCGATGAAACTGTTAAAGATGCTGCTCAAACTGGAAAAGGATATGTACACGACTTTCTAGATATTAATGGCAGACCTGTGCTTGTGGTGGTTGGATCAAAGCATATTCCTATG GCACTGGACCCCGCAGATGATGAGAGGCTGTGTGTTTTCTTAATTGAGAAGGCATTGAGTAAGCTTCCACCTGGGAAAGAACAAATACTTGGAATAGTTGATCTCAGAGGTTTCAGAACAGAAAATGCTGATCTTAAATTCTTGACATTCTTG TTTGATGTATTTTATTGTTACTATCCTAAGCGATTGGGTCAAGTACTATTTGTGGATGCACCTTTTGTTTTTAAGCCAATTTGGCAGCTAGTCAAACCCTTGTTAAAATCGTACACTTCTCTG GTGAGATTTTGCTCTGCGGAGACTGTTAGGAAGGAATATTTTACGGAAGAAACTTTGCCACCAAACTTCAGAGATTGA
- the LOC137807890 gene encoding probable apyrase 7, giving the protein MEVPKSPSKYKRIAKHKWLIKFGLVILVMLLLFLGFYLESETGKLNASSYYTVVVDCGSSGTRVNVYEWMVGVKGINKGNLPVLLHSYPDNTTRRSSLWKSSCQYHCMQTEPGLHNFVNDSLGVRQALEPLIVWAEQVVPQEMRGDTPAFVLATAGLRGLPRQDANRVLGDIEAVVKAHSFMMSKSWIRVLSGKEEAYYGWVALNYKMGSFDDSYPKSPTLGLLDIGGSSLQIVVEIDGAGDDVHVMRSRLRSMEHRIMAYSLPAFGLNDAFDRTVLMLRNNQSEERTASISELRHPCLVSTYVQNYTCHSCPGLASIYKKNDSQHQESELYSLRLTGEPDWEQCKELAIAAAMNPSDSKVSHLTVSKNCQASSFSGLGTDIVNLTAVAHPIKFHALSGFFFVYNKLNLTPRTNVTMVWESGKQICSNLWSGLGSVSDNPNYAGQFCFQVAYLASLIDYGLCLGDVEMVFGPGDISWTLGAALIEGKFLWLNSRSHKAHVIISTLKNVKVMSSPTVLFAVLVLLLLIVYCSQIKLPMPSRRVSTPGSSLPSYTRVRLRSN; this is encoded by the exons TGCGTCGTCGTATTACACCGTGGTTGTGGATTGTGGAAGCTCTGGGACACGGGTGAATGTGTATGAGTGGATGGTAGGGGTGAAGGGAATAAACAAAGGGAACTTGCCAGTGCTGCTGCACTCCTATCCTGATAATACAACCAGGAGGAGCTCACTTTGGAAAAGTTCTTGTCAATATCACTGTATGCAAACTGAACCCGGATTACACAACTTTGTTAATGATTCTTTAGGAGTGAGACAAGCTTTGGAGCCCTTGATTGTGTGGGCCGAGCAAGTGGTGCCGCAAGAAATGCGTGGCGATACTCCTGCTTTTGTCTTGGCTACTGCTGGGTTAAGGGGGCTCCCCAGGCAGGACGCTAATAGGGTCTTGGGAGATATTGAGGCTGTTGTGAAAGCTCATAGCTTTATGATGAGCAAGAGCTGGATAAGGGTTTTGAGTGGGAAGGAGGAAGCTTATTATGGGTGGGTGGCTTTGAACTACAAAATGGGTTCCTTTGATGATAGCTATCCCAAGTCTCCCACTTTGGGACTTCTTGATATTGGTGGCTCATCATTGCAGATTGTGGTAGAGATAGATGGTGCTGGTGATGATGTGCATGTGATGAGATCAAGGCTCAGATCAATGGAGCATCGGATTATGGCATATTCATTGCCTGCATTTGGCCTAAATGATGCGTTTGATAGGACAGTTCTTATGCTCAGAAACAATCAAAGTGAGGAAAGAACTGCCAGTATCTCTGAGCTCAGACATCCTTGTCTGGTATCAACTTATGTACAAAACTATACATGTCATTCTTGCCCTGGATTGGCTTccatttataagaaaaatgacAGCCAACACCAGGAAAGTGAACTTTATTCTTTACGTCTTACTGGAGAACCTGATTGGGAGCAATGCAAAGAACTAGCTATTGCTGCCGCCATGAACCCGAGTGATTCCAAAGTGTCACATCTGACAGTTAGCAAAAATTGCCAAGCTAGTTCGTTTTCTGGTCTTG GCACTGATATAGTTAATTTAACAGCTGTTGCACACCCAATCAAGTTCCATGCTTTATCTGGATTCTTTTTTGTCTACAATAAGCTAAATTTGACCCCAAGAACCAACGTAACAATGGTTTGGGAGTCAGGCAAACAAATATGTTCAAATTTATGGTCTGGTTTGGGCAGTGTTTCTGATAATCCAAATTATGCTGGACAATTTTGTTTCCAGGTGGCTTATTTGGCATCATTGATTGATTATGGTCTGTGTCTTGGTGATGTTGAAATGGTATTTGGCCCAGGTGACATTTCGTGGACTTTAGGAGCTGCATTGATTGAAGGGAAATTTTTGTGGTTAAACAGTAGAAGCCACAAAGCCCATGTTATTATTTCAACTTTAAAGAATGTCAAGGTTATGTCTTCTCCTACTGTTCTCTTTGCTGTACTCGTATTACTTTTATTGATTGTTTATTGTAGTCAAATTAAGCTACCAATGCCAAGTAGAAGGGTTTCTACTCCTGGCTCATCTTTGCCATCTTATACTCGTGTAAGACTTCGATCTAACTAA